GAGGACTACGTCGGGCACGGCATCGGCTCGGCGATGCACCAGCCCCCGAACGTGCCCAACGTCGGCCGGCCCGGCAAGGGCCCGAAGCTGGTGCGGGGTCTCGCGCTGGCCGTGGAGCCGATGGTGGTGCTCGGCTCGCCGGACACCACGGTGCTCGAGGACGACTGGACGGTCGTGACCGACGACGGGTCGTGGGCGGCCCACGCGGAGAACACCTTCACGCTCACCCCGGACGGCGCCTGGGTGCTGACCGCCCTCGACGGTGGCGAGGCCAAGCTGGCCGAGCTGGGCGTCCCCTTCGGCGGTCCGGCGGGCGGCTCGAAATAGCAGCGGTCGCTGCGGCGTTGCACTGATCGATGACTCCTTCACCGCTGACCCTGTCCGTGCTCGACCTCGTCCCGGTCCGCTCCGACCAGACCACCGGCGACGGCATCCGGGCGTCCCTCGACCTGGCCCGGGCCGCCGACGAGGCCGGCTACCGCCGTTACTGGGTCGCCGAGCACCACAACATGCCGGCCGTGGCGGCCACCAACCCGCCGGTGCTGATCGCGATGATCGCGGCGGCCACCGCACGGATCCGGGTCGGCTCGGGCGGCGTGATGCTGCCCAACCACGCCCCGTTGGTGGTGGCCGAGCAGTTCGCGCTGCTGGAGGCCGCCTACCCGGGGCGGATCGACCTCGGCATCGGCCGTGCCCCCGGCACCGACCCGGTCACCCGGTGGGTGCTGCGCAACGGTGCCACCTCGACCGAGGAGGACCCGGTCGCGCGGTTCCCCGAGTACGTCGAGGACGTCCGCGCGCTGATGGCGCCGGAAGGCGCCGGCCTCGCCGTACGCGGCGACACCTTCGAGCTGCGGGCCACCCCGCGGGCCAGCGGGGTGCCGACCATCTGGCTGCTGGGTTCCTCGGACTACTCGGCGCGGCTCGCCGCCCGGATGGGACTGCCCTACGTGTTCGCCCACCACTTCGCCGGGCAGGGGACCGCGGAGGCCCTCGAGCTCTACCGCGACTCGTTCCAGCCCTCCGCCGAGCTCGACCGGCCGCGCACCTTCCTGACCGTGAACGCGGCGGTGGCCGAGACCGCCGAGGAGGCCGAGCGGCTGGCGCTGCCCCAGCTGCACGCGATGGTGGCGCTGCGCACCGGCGGGACGCTGCGGCCGCAGCTGCTCGTCGAGGAGGCCGAGGCCGCCCAGCTGCCGCCGGCGCACGCGGCGATGCTGGACAGCATGCGCGGCCGCTGGGTCGTCGGCGAGCCGGAGTCGGCGGCCAAGCAGATCCGGGTGCTCGCCGAGCGCTACGGCGTGGACGAGGTCATGGTGCACCCGGTGGCCGGTGCGGTCGTGGGCACGGCGGCCGACTCCTCCCCGGCGCGGGAGCGCACCCTCCGCCTGCTCGCGGAGGCAGTCGACGGCTGACCGGCCGCCCGGATTAACGCTCGGCGCGTGTTCTCCCCTAGACTGGGACGTCGGCCCAACGTGGGTCTGTCTCGTGGTGCCCTGCGGCTGCCGCCCAGCGACGCGGTTCCGGTTCTCCGGTTCTGTGGCGCGCGCGGGAATGGGGTTCCACGAGCTGGTCCCACGAGGTCCACCCGGCTCCGGCCGGGGCGGTTCCCGGGTCGAAACGGTAGACAACCAACCAAGCGGATTGCGGAGGACATGCCGAAGAAAGAAGGCGTGATCGAGATCGAGGGCACCGTTGTGGAGGCTCTCCCGAACGCGATGTTCCGGGTGGAGCTCAGCAACGGACACAAGGTCCTCGCTCACATCAGCGGCAAGATGCGTCAGCACTACATCCGGATCCTCCCCGAGGACCGCGTGGTGGTGGAGCTCTCGCCCTACGACCTGACCCGTGGGCGGATCGTCTACCGCTACAAGTGAGACACCTGTGGGCTCCGCCTGCGGGGACCCCTGTCCTGGTGGTCACGTCGTGGCGACCGAGGCGGGACAGCCGAGTCAACGAGAAAGAGCTTCTTCATGAAGGTCAACCCGAGCGTCAAGCCGATCTGTGACAAGTGCAAGGTGATCCGTCGCCACGGCCGCGTCATGGTGATCTGCGAGAACCCTCGCCACAAGCAGCGCCAGGGCTGAGCCCCGGCGTTCGGAGGGCCGGTACGCCGGCCCGCCGTCGCAACATCTGAACACCACACAACGTGATCGCTCCTCACCGGCAGCTCGGTGAGGTCACCCCCGGGCGGAGGCCGGGGCCCGACGGCAGGTCCGTCGGGGCGCGACACGACCGACACCTCCGGAACGTCGAAGGGACACCGCCACCACATGGCACGCCTCGTTGGTGTCGACCTGCCGCGCGACAAGCGCGTGGAGATCGCACTCACCTACATCTACGGCATCGGCCGTACCCGCTCCCAGCAGCTCCTGGCCTCGACCGGGGTCGACCCGAACATGCGGGTCCACCAGCTGGGTGACGAGGAGCTGGTCAAGCTCCGCGACGAGATCGAAGCCAACTTCAAGATCGAGGGCGACCTCCGTCGAGAGGTCCAGGCCGACATCCGCCGCAAGATCGAGATCGGCAGCTACCAGGGCCGCAGGCACCGTCAGGGCCTGCCCGTCCGTGGTCAGCGCACCAAGACCAACGCGCGCACCCGCAAGGGCCCCAAGCGCACCGTCGCCGGCAAGAAGAAGGCGAAGTGATCCCGGCCGGCCTCAGCCCCGCCGCGATCATCGCCGACTTCCAGATCACGCTCACCCCAGCCATCCCCAGGAGTAACTGAATGCCTCCCAAGAGCCGACAGGCTTCCGGCGCCAAGAAGGTGCGTCGCAAGGAGAAGAAGAACGTCGCTCAGGGCGAAGCCCACATCAAGAGCACGTTCAACAACACCATCGTCACGATCACCGACCCCACCGGTGCGGTGATCTCGTGGGCCTCTGCCGGCACCGTCGGCTTCAAGGGCTCGCGCAAGTCCACCCCGTTCGCTGCGCAGATGGCCGCCGAGGCTGCCGGACGCCGGGCGATGGAGCACGGCATGAAGAAGATCGACGTCTTCGTCAAGGGTCCGGGTTCGGGCCGCGAGACGGCGATCCGTTCGTTGGGTGCGATCGGCCTCGAGGTCGGCACCATCCAGGACGTCACGCCGACGCCCCACAACGGATGCCGCCCGCCCAAGCGCCGCCGCGTCTGACCGCCCCCTGCCTTAAGCGATACAAGGAGACTTGAGAGATGGCCCGTTACACCGGCCCCATGACGAAGAAGTCGCGCCGTCTCGGCGTCGACCTCGTCGGCGGTGACGCCGCGTACGAGCGTCGCCCCTACCCGCCCGGCCAGCACGGCCGCGCGCGGATCAAGGAGAGCGAGTACCGCACCCAGCTGCAGGAGAAGCAGAAGGCGCGTTTCACCTACGGGGTGCTCGAGAAGCAGTTCCACAACTACTACACCGAGGCCAGCCGTCGTCCCGGCAAGACCGGTGACAACCTGCTCCAGCTGCTGGAGTGCCGCCTCGACAACGTGGTCTACCGTGCCGGGTTCGCCCGCACGCGCCGCCACGCGCGTCAGCTGGTCACGCACGGTCACTTCCGGGTGAACGGCAAGAAGGTGGACATCCCCTCCTTCCAGGTGACCCAGCACGACGTGATCGACGTACGCGAGAAGTCGCTCGAGATGACCCCGTTCATCGTGGCTCGTGAGACCCACGGCGAGCGCGTCGTCCCCGCCTGGATGGAGGCGCTGCCCAACCGGATGCGCATCCTGATCCACCAGACCCCGGTCCGTCAGCAGATCGACGTGCCGGTCCAGGAGCAGCTGATCGTGGAGTTCTACTCCAAGAAGTGACCCTCGGGGGTCCGCCCCCGGGGAACCTGTCGGTCGGCGGGGTCGTTGTTCCCACAGCGGCTCCGTCCTCCGCGGGCCCCGGTTGGTGGCCGCACCGCTGATCCGGTGCTCCATCGCCATCCGTCCCTGCAGTTCGAGTCCGTCATATAGCGGGTGGGCTCGGAAAGGAATAACGAAGTGCTTATCGCCCAGCGCCCGACCCTGTCGGAAGAGGTCGTCGACGACTTCCGTTCGCGGTTCGTGATCGAGCCTCTCGAGCCCGGTTTCGGCTACACCCTCGGCAACTCGCTGCGCCGTACGCTGCTCTCCTCGATCCCGGGGGCCTCGGTCACCAGCATCAAGGTCGACGGCGTGCTGCACGAGTTCTCCACCATCGACGGCGTGAAGGAGGACGTCACCGAGGTCATCCTGAACCTCAAGGACCTCGTGGTCTCCTCCGAGCACGACGAGCCGGTGACGATGTACCTGCGCAAGCAGGGTCCCGGTGACGTCACCGCCGCCGACATCGCGCCGCCGGCCGGTGTCGAGGTGCACAACACCGACCTCAAGCTCGCCACCCTCAACGACAAGGGCAAGCTCGAGATGGAGCTGGTCGTCGAGCGCGGCCGCGGCTACGTCTCCGCGGTCCAGAACAAGGGCGGCGACAACGAGATCGGCCGGATGCCGGTCGACTCGATCTACAGCCCGGTCCTCAAGGTCACCTACAAGGTCGAGGCCACCCGTGTCGAGCAGCGCACGGACTTCGACAAGCTGGTGATCGACGTCGAGACCAAGCCCTCGATCCGCCCCCGTGACGCGATCGCCTCGGCCGGCAAGACCCTGGTCGAGCTGTTCGGCCTGGCGCGTGAGCTGAACGTCGAGGCCGAGGGCATCGACATCGGTCCCTCGCCCGTCGACGAGCAGCTCGCCGCCGACCTGGCGCTGCCGGTGGAGGAGCTCAACCTCACCGTCCGCTCCTACAACTGCCTGAAGCGTGAGGGCATCCACACCGTGGGTGAGCTCATCTCGCGCTCGGAGCAGGATCTGCTCGACATCCGCAACTTCGGTGCGAAGTCGATCGACGAGGTCAAGGCCAAGCTCGTCGAGATGGGCCTGTCGCTGAAGGACTCCGCCCCGGGCTTCGACCCGCAGGCGGCCCTGGCGGCCTACGACGACGACGATGACTCCTTCGTCGAGGACGAGCAGTACTGAGCCTCGACCTCGGTCGGCTCGACCACTGTCAAACCCTCTATCCGGGTACCTGGTACGGCCCGGAAGAAATGAGAAACCACGATGCCTACCCCCAAGAAGGGTGCCCGCCTCGGCGGTAGCCCGGCGCACCAGCGGCTGATCCTGGCCAACCTGGCCACCGCGCTGTTCGAGCACGGTCGGATCACGACCACCGAGGCCAAGGCGCGCGTGCTGCGTCCGGTCGCCGAGAAGCTGATCACCAAGGCGAAGAAGGGTGACCTGCACAACCGTCGCCAGGTTCTCGCCACGATCCGCGACAAGGGCGTCGTGCACGCCCTCTTCGAGGAGATCGGCCCGCGCTACGCCGAGCGTCCGGGTGGCTACACCCGGATCACCAAGCTCGGCCCCCGCAAGGGCGACAACGCCCCGATGGCGGTCATCGAGCTCGTGACCGAGGACTACGCGCCGAAGGCTCCCCGGACCAGGACGGCGCCCGCGGCGGCACCGGCTCCGGCCGCCGAGGAGACCCCGGCCGAGGAGACCCCGGCCGAGGAGGCCCCGGTGGCGGAGACCGCCGACGAGGTCACCGAGGCGCCCGCCACCCAGGGCACCGAGCCCGAGGCTCCCGCCGAGGAGGCCACCCTCGAGCCCGCCCCGGGCTCCGAGGACCCGGCCGAGCAGGCGGCCACCGAGGACGCTCCCGCCGAGAAGACCGCCGACGAGGCGGTCGACGAGGCCAAGAAGTCCGAGTGACCTGAGCGGCCACCCGCCGCGCCGGTCCCCGGCACCCCGCACCATCCGCAAGGCCCGCCCTCCGCTTCTGGAGGGCGGGCCTTGCGTCATGTCCGGGAGCTCACCGGCCCAGGCTGCGTCGGGCCTGTGGACCGACCCGGGCGCCCGCGAGGTCCGCCCGCTGGCCGGCGCCCCAGCCCTGCGGCATGCCCGAGCCGGAGAGGCTGCGCGGGCGGGCGCTGCCGACCCGGGGGTAGGCCGCCCGGAGCGCCGCCTCGGCGTCGGCGGTCCGGTCGGCGAGCACCAGTGCCGCCGACGTGCCGGTCGCGGAGAACCGGTCGCCGGCCTGCTGCTCGGCGCGGTCCTCGGTCTCGGCGAGACGCCGGACGACGGCCATCCGGAACCCGGCCAGCCAGGAGCGCCGGAACGCCGCCTTGTGCTCCCACGACGGGACCGGGGTGCGCGCCAGCTGGCTGGTCGCCTGCAGCAGCAGGCTGGTGTAGAGCAGCTCCACCCGGCGCAGGTCGGAGGCATGGCCGAACAGGTGCACCGCGTGGACGTCTCCGTCCACGCCGCGCCGCCTGGTGCGCACCGCGGCGCAGCGCAGCCGGCCCGCGACCGCGCCGAGGAGATCGATCTTGTCCGCGGCGTAGGGAGCCCCGACCGTGACGACGAGGTCGCCGACCGGGTCCGCGGTGGGGTCAGAACGGGCGAGCAGGGCCTGGTCGATCCCGTAGTCGGCGATGAGCTGGGTGGCCTTGGCGGTGTAGACCTCCGCCTCGTGCGGGGTGGCCGCCGGATCCTCCGCCTTGGTCAGCAGCTTGCGGACCTTGTCGAGGATCGGGTCGGCGAGGCCCGGGTTCGGGCGGCCGGCCGGGGGGTGCGGGTTCACGGGCTCCTCCGGGGTCGGTGGGGGTGTAGCAGGAGCGTGGCAGGTGCCGCGGACGGATCCGGTGCGGGGACGCGAGGCTGTGGACAGCCGGCGAGGAGGTCAGCGCGGCGGCTCGGACCAGGAGCGCTCGAGGAGGCGCTGCGCCTCGGGAAGCGTGAGCCCGTGCCGACGGGCGACCCGGGCGAAGCCGTCGGCTGCTCCGGTGAGCTCGCCGGCGGCCGGGCCGCCGGTGGACGAGGCGACGAAGGTGCCGCGCCGGCCGTGGGTCTCGATCACCCCGTCCGCCTCGAGCCGGCGGTAGGCCTTGGCCACCGTGTTCGCCGCCAGGCCGAGCTCCTCGGCCAGCCCCCGCACGGTCGGCAGCTTCGTGCCGGCGGGCAGCCGGGAGTCGTGGGCCCGCGCGGCGATCTGGGCGCGCAGCTGCTCGTACGGCGGCACCGGGCCGTGCGGGTCGATCTCGTCGAGGTCCATGCCGCGACCCTAGGGCGTGGGCGAGCAGGGGGTCATGCCCCCGGGCTGGAGCCAGGCGTGCACGAGAGGCACGACCGAGGCGCCCTCGCCGGTGGCCGCGGCCACCCGCTTCAGCGAGCCCGCCCGGATGTCACCGGCCGCGAAGATCCCGGGCGCGGTGGTCTCGAGGTTGCCGGGCGGCAGGCCGTCACGCCAGGAGTGCTTCGGGACGTCGCGACCGGTGAGCACGAAGCCCCGGCTGTCCCGGGCCACCTCCGTCGGCAGCCAGTCGCAGTGCGGGTCGGCGCCGAGCAGCAGGAACAGTCCGGCGGCCTCGTGCCGGGTGCTGGCCCCGGAGGCCGTGTCGCGCAGGGTGAGCCACTCGAGGCGGCCGTCGCCGCCGCCGTCGACGACCTCGGTGCACGGGCGGACCGCGATCCGCGGGTTGTAGTGGATCTCGTCGATGAGGTAGCGCGACATGGTGCTCGCCAGGCCGTCACGGCGGACCAGCACGGTCACCGACCTGGCGAACCGGGAGAGGTGGACGGCCGCCTGCCCGGCGGAGTTGCCGCCCCCGACGACGTACACGTCCTGGTCCTCGAGCTCCCGGGCGGCGGTCATCGCGGCGCCGTAGAAGACGCCGCGGCCCACCAGGGCCTCGAGCGGCTCCACCCGGAGCTTGCGGTAGGAGACCCCCGAGGCGATCACGACCGACCGGGCCGCCACGTCGCCGCCGTCGGTGCGCACCACGTGCGGCACGCCGCCGGAGCCCACGACCAGCTCGGTGACCGGCCATCCGGTCAGGAACCGGGTCCCGAACCGGATCGCCTGCGAGCGCGCCCGCTGGGCCAACCGCATCCCGGAGACGCCGCGCGGGAAGCCGAGGTAGTTGCGGATCATCGAGCTGGTGCCCGCCTGTCCACCGATCGCCTCCGCCTCGAGCACGACGGTGCTCAGGCCCTCCGAGGCGCCGTACACGGCGGCCGCCAGCCCGGCCGGCCCGGCGCCGACGACGACGAGGTCGATCACGGAGTCGACGTCGATGTCGCTGGGGGCGCCGTAGATCGAGATCGCCACGTCGCGCACCGACCGGGCGACGACCGGTGCACGATCCATGGCCTCGACCACCGGGAAGCCGAGGTCGGCCTCGGCCCGTTGCACGCGGGCGAGCACGGCCCGGCCGGTCTCGCTGTCGGGGGAGTAGGTGCGGGCGGGCATGCCCATCCGGTCGGCGAAGTCGCGGATCGCCAAGCTGAGCGTGTCGTCGACCGGCGTGACGATCCGGACGGTGTCCACCTCGGGATCGGCGGCCGTGGAGCCCCAGTCCGACAGCAGCTCGGTGACGGCGTTGTGGAACTCCTCGTCCCGCTGGCCGCGTGGCATCAGCAGGAAGGCGTCGTACTTCCCCTTGGCGAGGCCGTCCCGCAGCAGCTGGCCGTCGTCGCGGAACCGGGACGAGTGCGCCACCACCAGCCGCCGGGCCGTCGGCATGACGGCCCGCCAGGAGTGGAACGCCGCCAGCACGTGCGCGTCAGGGAGCACCGACTCGGCGACCACCAGAGGCACCTGCCCGCCGGCGGCCTGGACCTCGGCCAGGACCTCGGCGGCGGCCGCCGCCGACCGAACGCCGCGGATCGCGTAGTCGCGGGTGTAACGGCCGAACTCGTCGACGAGCAGGTCCAGGTGGTGCTCGGAGACCAGGACGATCACCGGCAGCTCTCGCGGGGTGCTCACGAGCCGATCGTAGGTGGTGGTTGGATGAGCGGCGTGCGGCTGCGAATCGATCTCGCCTACGACGGCACCGACTTCCACGGCTGGGCCGCACAGCCGTCGCTGCGCACCGTCCAGGGCACCCTGGAGGCGGCCCTGGCGCAGGTGCTCCGGATCGAGAAGGCGTCTGTGACCTGCGCGGGTCGCACCGACACCGGGGTGCACGCTCGCGGCCAGGTGGTGCACCTCGACCTGATGGACGACGCGCTGCAGTCCGTTGCCGGCCGGGGTACGGCGCCGGAGGACGCCCTGGTCCGACGGCTCAACGGCGTGCTGGGCGAGGACGTCCGGGTGCACCGCGTGCTGGTGGCGCCCCCCGGGTTCGACGCCCGCTTCTCCGCGCTGTGGCGGCGCTACGCCTACCGGGTCGCCGACGAGCCCGGACTGGTGGACCCGCTGGTCCGTGCCGCGGTGCTCGCCTGGCCCCGGCGGCTCGACCTGGAGGCGATGAACGCCGCCGCGGACCTGCTGGTCGGCGAGCACGACTTCGCGGCGTTCTGCCGGAAGCGCGACGGGGCCACCACGATCCGCACGTTGCTGGAGTGCCGGTGGGCCCGCGACGACGCGGGCCGAGCGGTCGCCACGGTGCGGGCCGACGCCTTCTGCCACAGCATGGTGCGGGCGCTGGTCGGCTGCATGCTCTCGGTCGGGGAGGGGCGCCGCGACCCGCAGTGGGCGGCCGGGGTGCTGCGCGGGCGGGTCCGCGACCCCGGGGTCACCGTGATGCACGCGCACGGGCTGACGCTCGAGGAGGTCGCCTACCCCGACGACGCCGACCTGGCCACCCAGGCCCGGGCCGCCCGGGTCCTGCGGGTGCTGCCCACCGAAGGGGGTCCGGCCGGTGGATGAGCACTACTTCTCCGCGGACCCGTCGGTGCCGTTCCGGCGGGCGCCGGTGCGGGCGGAGGTCTGGGGCCACGACCTGGACCTGGTCTCCGGCTCCGGCGTGTTCGCCCAGGGCAGGCTCGACGTGGGCACGGCCGTGCTGTTCCGGGAGTCCGAACCGCCGCGGACCGGCTCGACCTACCTCGACCTCGGCTGCGGGTACGGCGTCATCGGGATCGCCCTGGCGACGGCGCGCCCGGCCGCCCGGGTCTGGGCCGTGGACGTCAACGAGCGGGCGGTGCTGCTCGCCAACGAGAACGCCGCCGCCCTGGGGGTCGCGGACCGGTTCACCGCGGGCACCCCCGACGCGATCCCGGACGACCTCGAGGTCGACGAGATCTGGTCCAACCCGCCGATCCGGATCGGCAAGGAGGCCCTGCACGAGCTGCTGCTCCGCTGGCTGCCGCGGCTCGCTCCGGGTGGCCGGGCCGTGCTCGTCGTCGGCAAGAACCTGGGCGCCGACTCGCTCCAGCGCTGGCTCGGCGAGCAGGGCTGGCCGACGACCCGGCTGGCCAGCGCCAAGGGGTTCCGGGTGCTGGAGGTCCGTCGCGCCTGACCCGGCCACTGCTCGCCGGCGGTGGATGATGGGCTCCATGGACGACGGGCTGCTGCCGGTGGTGGAGGCGGATGCTCTGCGGGCGGCGGAGCCGACGTACGCCGAGGTGGGGCAGACCCGGACGGAGCTGCCCGAGGGCTACCGGCACCTCCGGCGCCGGGCGGATCTGGGCAGCGGGCCGGCTCGTTTCGAGGACGCGGCGCGCACCCTCCTGCACTGGGGGATGCACCGGAGGGCGGGGGTGCGGGTCCGGCCCTCGAGCGGGAGCGTGCAGCAGGACTCGGTCGCGGTGCTGCGCGTGGGCCCCGCGGTGCTGGCGGTGAAGGCTCCGGTCCGGGTCGTGTACGTCGTCGACGAGCCGCGTCGCCGGGGCTTCGCCTACGGCACGTTGCCCGGGCATCCCGAGAGCGGCGAGGAGGCGTTCGTCGTGACCCTCGACGACTCCGGCGCCGTCCGCCTCGAGATCACGGCGTTCTCGCGGGCCGCCACCCTCCTCACCCGTGCCGCCGGTCCCGCCGGCCGGGCCGCCCAGCGGCTCATCACGCAGCGCTACCTCAGCGCCCTCCAGGAGCGACCGGACCGGGACCGTCGATAATCCGCAGGCGAGCGGGTCCCGGCCCGGCTAGCATTCCGGGCATGTACCTGCTGCAGCGGACGACCACGCCGGATCCTCTCCGGCGCTGACGTGCAGCACTGAAAGCACCCACAAGCCCCGGAGCGTGTCTCCGGGGCTTCGTCGTCCCCTGGCACCGCTTCGAGGCACCCCCCGCCGAAGGAGCCCCCATGAACGACCGCACCGCCAGCCGGCCCGAGCCGCTGGACCACCGCGAGCTCAACCACGACCTGGCTGTCTTCGCCACCGACCCGGGCATCGGTCCGGGGCTGCCGCTCTGGCTGCCCGCCGGGGCCGTGATCCGGCACGAGGTCGAGCTGTTGGCAGGAGACCTCGCCCGCCGCGACGGCTGTCAGCGGGTGTACACACCGGTGCTGGCCAAGCGGGCGCTCTACGAGCAGTCCGGTCACTGGGCGAAGTTCAGCGACGACATGTTCCCGCCGATGCGGATCGGGTCGGAGGACCTGGTGCTGCGCCCCGCGAACTGCCCGCACCACGCACTGGTCTACGCCGCCGACCGGCACTCCTACCGCGAGCTGCCGGTGCGTCTCAACGAGCTGGCGCCGATGTTCCGGGCCGAGCGCTCGGGCGTGCTCTCGGGACTGAGCCGCGTGCGGCAGATCAACCTCGACGACACCCACGTCTTCTGCCGTCCCGACCAGACCGCGGCCGAGGTGGCCCGCGCGCTCCGTTCGGCGCTGCGGGCCCAGGAGGTGCTCGGCCTGCCCGTCGACCACGTGCGGCTCTCCCGCCGCGACGGGAGCGAGGCGTACCTGGGGTCCGTCGAGCAGTGGCAGCAGGCCGAGGATGCCCTGCGCAGCGCGGCCGCCGAAGCAGGGTTGGCGGAGCGGGGACTCAGTCTGGTCGAGGCGGAGGGAGAGGCGGCGTTCTACGGGCCCAAGCTCGACCTGCAGGTCCGCGACGGACGTGGCCACGAGGAGACCATCGCCACCGTCCAGCTGGACTTCAACCAGCCGGAGCGCTTCGACCTCACCTACGACGCCGCCGACGGCAGCCGGCAACGCGTCGTGATGATCCATCGCGGCACCGTCGGCGCGATGGAGAGGGTCGTCGCCGCGCTGCTCGAGCGCTACCAGGGGCGGCTGCCGCTGTGGCTGGCGCCGGTGCAGGTCTGCCTGCTCCCGGTCGGTCCTGCCCAGGACCCGGCCGTGCGGAGCCTGGCCGACGACCTGCTCGCGGCCGGGCTCCGGGTCCGCATCGAGGCCGAGGGGTCGCTGGGGGCCCGCATCCGCGCCAGCCGCCGGCGCCGCGACTGTCTGATCGCGGTCCTGGGGGCCGCCGAGGTCGAGGCGGACCAGGTGCAGGTCACCGACGTCGCCGCCGGTTTCGCGGGTCCGGTGGCCCGGGACCGGCTGCTCGACCTGTTGCCCCGGGCGTACGCCGCGCGTGCCGCCTTGGTCGACTGGGCCGCCGGTGGCTGAGGCGGCGCGCTGTTTCGCCGGGCGGCGGCCGAGGCAGGATGGGGTCCATGAGCTCCTACGAGGCCGCCCCTGACCGCTACGGCTCGATGGACTACCGCCACACCGGTCGGAGCGGGCTGAAGCTGCCCGCGATCTCGCTGGGCCTGTGGCAGAACTTCGGCGACGACCGCCCCGAGGAGACCCAGCGGGCGATCATCCGCCGTGCCTTCGACCGCGGGGTGACCCACTTCGACCTGGCCAACAACTACGGCCCGCCCTACGGCCGGGCCGAGTCCAACTTCGGCCGCTACCTCGCCGACGACCTGGCGCCCTACCGCGACGAGCTGGTGATCAGCACCAAGGCCGGCTACGACATGTGGCCGGGCCCCTACGGGCAGGGTGGCGGGTCCCGCAAGTACGTCCTCGCCAGCCTCGACCAGTCCTTGGACCGGATGGACCTCGACTACGTCGACATCTTCTACAGCCACCGGTTCGACCCCGAGACGCCGCTCGAGGAGACGATGACGGCCCTGGACCACGCGGTCCGCACCGGCCGGGCGCTCTACGTCGGGATCTCCTCCTACGACGCCGCGCAGACCCGGGAGGCCGCCTCGATCGCCCGCGACCTCGGCACGCCGCTGCTGATCCACCAGCCGTCGTACAGCATGTTGAACCGCTGGATCGAGCAGGACCTGCTCGAC
The DNA window shown above is from Nocardioides mesophilus and carries:
- a CDS encoding LLM class flavin-dependent oxidoreductase; translation: MTPSPLTLSVLDLVPVRSDQTTGDGIRASLDLARAADEAGYRRYWVAEHHNMPAVAATNPPVLIAMIAAATARIRVGSGGVMLPNHAPLVVAEQFALLEAAYPGRIDLGIGRAPGTDPVTRWVLRNGATSTEEDPVARFPEYVEDVRALMAPEGAGLAVRGDTFELRATPRASGVPTIWLLGSSDYSARLAARMGLPYVFAHHFAGQGTAEALELYRDSFQPSAELDRPRTFLTVNAAVAETAEEAERLALPQLHAMVALRTGGTLRPQLLVEEAEAAQLPPAHAAMLDSMRGRWVVGEPESAAKQIRVLAERYGVDEVMVHPVAGAVVGTAADSSPARERTLRLLAEAVDG
- the infA gene encoding translation initiation factor IF-1 translates to MPKKEGVIEIEGTVVEALPNAMFRVELSNGHKVLAHISGKMRQHYIRILPEDRVVVELSPYDLTRGRIVYRYK
- the rpmJ gene encoding 50S ribosomal protein L36, coding for MKVNPSVKPICDKCKVIRRHGRVMVICENPRHKQRQG
- the rpsM gene encoding 30S ribosomal protein S13, with product MARLVGVDLPRDKRVEIALTYIYGIGRTRSQQLLASTGVDPNMRVHQLGDEELVKLRDEIEANFKIEGDLRREVQADIRRKIEIGSYQGRRHRQGLPVRGQRTKTNARTRKGPKRTVAGKKKAK
- the rpsK gene encoding 30S ribosomal protein S11, encoding MPPKSRQASGAKKVRRKEKKNVAQGEAHIKSTFNNTIVTITDPTGAVISWASAGTVGFKGSRKSTPFAAQMAAEAAGRRAMEHGMKKIDVFVKGPGSGRETAIRSLGAIGLEVGTIQDVTPTPHNGCRPPKRRRV
- the rpsD gene encoding 30S ribosomal protein S4, translating into MARYTGPMTKKSRRLGVDLVGGDAAYERRPYPPGQHGRARIKESEYRTQLQEKQKARFTYGVLEKQFHNYYTEASRRPGKTGDNLLQLLECRLDNVVYRAGFARTRRHARQLVTHGHFRVNGKKVDIPSFQVTQHDVIDVREKSLEMTPFIVARETHGERVVPAWMEALPNRMRILIHQTPVRQQIDVPVQEQLIVEFYSKK
- a CDS encoding DNA-directed RNA polymerase subunit alpha, translated to MLIAQRPTLSEEVVDDFRSRFVIEPLEPGFGYTLGNSLRRTLLSSIPGASVTSIKVDGVLHEFSTIDGVKEDVTEVILNLKDLVVSSEHDEPVTMYLRKQGPGDVTAADIAPPAGVEVHNTDLKLATLNDKGKLEMELVVERGRGYVSAVQNKGGDNEIGRMPVDSIYSPVLKVTYKVEATRVEQRTDFDKLVIDVETKPSIRPRDAIASAGKTLVELFGLARELNVEAEGIDIGPSPVDEQLAADLALPVEELNLTVRSYNCLKREGIHTVGELISRSEQDLLDIRNFGAKSIDEVKAKLVEMGLSLKDSAPGFDPQAALAAYDDDDDSFVEDEQY
- the rplQ gene encoding 50S ribosomal protein L17 — protein: MPTPKKGARLGGSPAHQRLILANLATALFEHGRITTTEAKARVLRPVAEKLITKAKKGDLHNRRQVLATIRDKGVVHALFEEIGPRYAERPGGYTRITKLGPRKGDNAPMAVIELVTEDYAPKAPRTRTAPAAAPAPAAEETPAEETPAEEAPVAETADEVTEAPATQGTEPEAPAEEATLEPAPGSEDPAEQAATEDAPAEKTADEAVDEAKKSE
- a CDS encoding DUF2786 domain-containing protein, producing MNPHPPAGRPNPGLADPILDKVRKLLTKAEDPAATPHEAEVYTAKATQLIADYGIDQALLARSDPTADPVGDLVVTVGAPYAADKIDLLGAVAGRLRCAAVRTRRRGVDGDVHAVHLFGHASDLRRVELLYTSLLLQATSQLARTPVPSWEHKAAFRRSWLAGFRMAVVRRLAETEDRAEQQAGDRFSATGTSAALVLADRTADAEAALRAAYPRVGSARPRSLSGSGMPQGWGAGQRADLAGARVGPQARRSLGR
- a CDS encoding GntR family transcriptional regulator, with amino-acid sequence MDLDEIDPHGPVPPYEQLRAQIAARAHDSRLPAGTKLPTVRGLAEELGLAANTVAKAYRRLEADGVIETHGRRGTFVASSTGGPAAGELTGAADGFARVARRHGLTLPEAQRLLERSWSEPPR
- a CDS encoding NAD(P)/FAD-dependent oxidoreductase; translation: MSTPRELPVIVLVSEHHLDLLVDEFGRYTRDYAIRGVRSAAAAAEVLAEVQAAGGQVPLVVAESVLPDAHVLAAFHSWRAVMPTARRLVVAHSSRFRDDGQLLRDGLAKGKYDAFLLMPRGQRDEEFHNAVTELLSDWGSTAADPEVDTVRIVTPVDDTLSLAIRDFADRMGMPARTYSPDSETGRAVLARVQRAEADLGFPVVEAMDRAPVVARSVRDVAISIYGAPSDIDVDSVIDLVVVGAGPAGLAAAVYGASEGLSTVVLEAEAIGGQAGTSSMIRNYLGFPRGVSGMRLAQRARSQAIRFGTRFLTGWPVTELVVGSGGVPHVVRTDGGDVAARSVVIASGVSYRKLRVEPLEALVGRGVFYGAAMTAARELEDQDVYVVGGGNSAGQAAVHLSRFARSVTVLVRRDGLASTMSRYLIDEIHYNPRIAVRPCTEVVDGGGDGRLEWLTLRDTASGASTRHEAAGLFLLLGADPHCDWLPTEVARDSRGFVLTGRDVPKHSWRDGLPPGNLETTAPGIFAAGDIRAGSLKRVAAATGEGASVVPLVHAWLQPGGMTPCSPTP